TCGCGGATCATCTCCGGGGTGGGGATCTCCATGGCTGCTTCGCGCCGCCGCAGCCGCGGCAGCCGGACCTGGACGGTCGGGTCGACGGCGATCATGCCGTCGCGGACGGCCGCCTTGAACACCGTGCGCACGTTGACGAAGCGGGTCTTGATGGTGCCCGGTGCGAGCGGTCGCGCCCGCTTGGCCGTGGGGACCGTCATCGACTTCACCCACGCCTCGACATGGCTGGGACGGATCAGCCGGAGGTCGACCTCGGCGAAGGTGGTCGACTTCGCGGCGAGGGACATCGCCTGCCGGGTTCCGTCGGTCCAGAGCTGGTCGGCACTCCACGCCTCGAAATAGGCCAGGAACGACACCTTGCCGGCCTCGGGGTCGACCCAGCGGCCGCGGTCCAGGGCGTCGAGCTGCTGGCGGCGCCACCGCACCGCATCGACCTGCCGGTCGAAGGACCGTTCGTGCTGACGGCCCGTCTCGGGGTTGCGGTAGCGCGCCCGCCAGGAGTCGCCGCGCCGGCTGATCCCCTCAGGCATCGGGAACCCCGGGCTGCTCGATGGACGCCATGGCCTTCCTCTCCGAGACCCACCACGGTAACCGCGTCCACCCACGACGGTCGAGGACGACGACTGGTCCCACCCCATTGGTAGTGGTCCCTGGGCGTCGCTGTCGGAAACGAGTCCCTGACCGGCCGAGGTGATCGCCAGAGCGTGGCCGCGGCCCTTGGTGACTGACCAGCCGCAACCACGACCGCCTGAGGGAGACGCGACGCCATGCGACACAACAACAAGAGCCAGGACCACCCGACCCTCTGGGACCAGCCCCACGAGAGCCGCCAGCCACGCCCAACGCCGCCTCCACTGCCGGCCCAGCGTCCAGCCAAGCCCATGGAGCACCAAGAGCTGTGGAACATCGAGGACGTGGCCAACTACCTCGGCGTGCCAAAGCAGACCGTCTACTCGTGGCGAACCACGGGCTACGGCCCCCAGGGCTTCCGTGTCGGCAAGCACCTCCGCTGGCGGGCTGCGACGGTCATCACCTGGACCCTGGGGCTGGAACAGCAGCGGTAAGG
The window above is part of the Nocardioides campestrisoli genome. Proteins encoded here:
- a CDS encoding helix-turn-helix transcriptional regulator — translated: MEHQELWNIEDVANYLGVPKQTVYSWRTTGYGPQGFRVGKHLRWRAATVITWTLGLEQQR